One window of the Treponema sp. J25 genome contains the following:
- the cas6 gene encoding CRISPR system precrRNA processing endoribonuclease RAMP protein Cas6 translates to MGHQLTSLSLNCTITFQKAVRVDTYPPFVIRSVLGYHLKRMHCVSHQTPCQDCVFRRTCAYVFLFESIIDKDTPVLEGRDRASHPFRLIAHTEPGREARELPLTVQLFGRGVEYVPHVVFALREGGKGGLFRERVPYKISVNNVKGEAILEGDRLVQSRLSTERYSYPDGDEMESRTLHIYCHSPLRFKVNNRLTSDFSGRDLIAATSRHLDTLFFLYGNGTEFAKEIQNQKWEGEVKITHRDLAWRDYPRFSRRQGTPMKLGGHVGRLTLSGSAPRWVWETLHLAGRIGTGKNTSFGFGHIEVTEE, encoded by the coding sequence ATGGGCCATCAGCTTACCAGCCTTTCACTCAATTGTACTATCACTTTTCAGAAAGCCGTTAGAGTAGATACCTATCCACCCTTTGTTATCCGAAGTGTGTTGGGCTACCATCTTAAACGAATGCACTGTGTAAGCCACCAGACCCCCTGTCAGGACTGCGTTTTCCGGCGCACCTGTGCCTATGTGTTTTTGTTCGAGAGTATTATCGACAAGGATACCCCGGTTTTAGAGGGCCGCGATCGAGCAAGTCATCCCTTTAGGCTCATTGCCCACACTGAACCGGGTAGGGAGGCACGGGAACTTCCCTTAACGGTTCAGCTATTTGGTCGAGGGGTGGAATATGTGCCCCACGTGGTCTTTGCATTACGGGAAGGAGGGAAAGGGGGACTTTTTCGGGAGCGGGTCCCCTACAAAATCAGCGTGAACAATGTAAAGGGAGAGGCAATTCTTGAAGGGGACCGGCTCGTGCAGTCCCGTCTGAGCACTGAGCGGTATAGCTATCCGGACGGCGACGAGATGGAAAGCCGAACGCTTCATATTTACTGTCACAGTCCCCTGCGTTTTAAGGTGAATAATCGCCTAACCAGCGATTTTTCTGGTCGGGACCTGATAGCCGCCACGAGCCGGCATCTGGACACGCTGTTTTTTCTTTATGGGAATGGCACAGAATTTGCAAAAGAAATACAAAACCAAAAGTGGGAGGGAGAAGTAAAAATAACCCATCGGGACCTGGCATGGCGGGATTACCCGCGGTTCTCCCGCCGCCAGGGAACTCCGATGAAACTGGGCGGCCACGTGGGACGCCTTACCCTAAGTGGAAGCGCCCCCCGCTGGGTCTGGGAAACCCTGCACCTGGCAGGCCGCATCGGCACCGGCAAAAACACAAGCTTCGGCTTTGGCCATATCGAAGTAACGGAGGAGTGA
- a CDS encoding putative CRISPR-associated protein — protein sequence MPERQVLICTVGTSLFSGNLERLPFERDNPPNWENLKRTYQEKNWRALARELACLPPDSRVCGAEINTIHELITQKGLPLRAIHFLVSDTPAGEETGKVLQYYFKNHSSHHFSVVEYHRIEKLQDQHPQDFKVYGLRNLAREIGTIIQRIGGPEKVLIDATGGYKAQIAIGLLIGQVLNIPVMYKHERFSQIIDFPPLPVSFDYSLFGTYAGLLHYLEKGIVTVDSEELDLTEEDEKLRVLLEETDVGNRRLFALSPIGQIYLLGYRLHHQREVTELASAQNKEVPHFSDDHYPEGFKDYVKKIWREVPWIVTIKSLPYYQQRSIKGRGFTVREIEGQLRLVGTYRDRNDFGARFEIIPTDTSREALIYAVELLNERYGD from the coding sequence ATGCCGGAACGACAGGTACTCATTTGTACGGTAGGAACCAGTCTTTTTTCTGGGAATCTGGAACGGCTTCCCTTCGAAAGAGACAATCCCCCGAATTGGGAGAACCTTAAAAGGACATATCAAGAAAAAAATTGGAGGGCCCTCGCAAGAGAATTAGCGTGCCTTCCGCCAGATAGCCGGGTCTGTGGTGCAGAAATTAATACCATCCACGAACTTATTACCCAAAAAGGACTTCCTTTGAGGGCCATCCATTTTCTTGTCTCGGATACGCCGGCAGGAGAAGAAACAGGAAAGGTACTTCAATATTACTTTAAAAATCATTCTTCCCATCATTTTAGTGTCGTAGAATATCACCGAATCGAAAAATTACAGGACCAACATCCTCAGGATTTTAAAGTGTATGGGTTACGTAACCTGGCCCGGGAAATTGGCACTATCATTCAGCGGATAGGTGGCCCCGAAAAGGTGCTTATCGATGCCACCGGTGGTTACAAGGCCCAAATTGCCATTGGATTGCTTATCGGCCAGGTGCTCAATATTCCGGTCATGTATAAACATGAACGGTTTTCTCAGATTATCGATTTTCCCCCTTTGCCGGTTTCTTTTGATTACAGCCTTTTTGGAACCTATGCGGGGCTTTTGCACTATCTTGAAAAAGGTATTGTCACGGTAGATTCGGAAGAACTAGATCTAACCGAAGAGGATGAAAAACTCCGGGTCCTCCTGGAAGAAACAGATGTGGGGAACAGACGACTTTTTGCCTTAAGCCCCATTGGTCAAATATACCTTCTTGGATACCGATTACACCATCAACGGGAAGTAACAGAACTGGCTTCAGCTCAAAATAAAGAGGTGCCCCACTTTTCGGATGACCACTATCCCGAAGGTTTTAAGGACTATGTGAAAAAGATTTGGAGAGAAGTCCCCTGGATTGTAACCATAAAAAGCCTTCCTTATTACCAACAACGGTCCATTAAAGGGAGGGGTTTTACGGTACGAGAAATAGAAGGGCAGCTTCGACTGGTTGGCACCTATCGGGATAGAAACGACTTCGGAGCCCGCTTTGAGATTATTCCCACCGATACTTCCCGGGAAGCCCTTATATACGCGGTGGAACTGTTAAATGAAAGATACGGAGATTAA
- a CDS encoding sigma 54-interacting transcriptional regulator codes for MAKTVSVLVTFIGNRDPYPQDDETPGPILSFLLQHPVDIVYMLCSSAAYHERAQDLIREAKDEGLVTKFETVDFYVPDVVDYGIIWERLLMSLTDIQQRVHEHLPVRISVEWLFLLDSGTPQMKSCLFLAAATQQFPARLYQGIPPAFSGGAYKSRQVNIEPFSFMRPAFIVEGKVPNVYEADIGANTNTTGSNAPKYREAEERALRIARYEDPVLLLGETGTGKTRIARQIHDASPRKSGPFVEVNCSAIPRDLAESELFGHVQGAFTGANKNRSGKIRAAQGGTLFLDEIGDLPLELQVKLLKVLEEHTLYPVGSDEPVTVNVRLIAATHRDLEHMVKDGSFRKDLYQRLKVVVIRLPPLRDRKEDILPLADYFLDERNRKYGEHKELSEAVKSRLLEYSWPGNVRELRNTIDSACSISQKELIELDVLPEELQAGTWSKYGMHGASGDMPGEILPPEGLDLRARLLQMEWSYVAAALRRTGGNREAAAKLLGMTGHAFRKALRERLAGFFENEWEGE; via the coding sequence ATGGCAAAGACAGTCTCGGTTCTGGTGACCTTTATAGGAAATCGGGATCCCTATCCACAGGATGATGAAACTCCGGGGCCTATTCTATCCTTTTTATTGCAGCATCCGGTAGATATCGTTTATATGCTTTGCAGCAGCGCTGCCTACCATGAGCGAGCCCAAGATTTAATAAGAGAAGCTAAAGATGAAGGATTGGTCACCAAATTCGAAACGGTAGATTTTTATGTTCCCGATGTGGTCGATTACGGAATAATCTGGGAACGGTTGCTCATGAGTCTTACGGATATACAACAGCGTGTTCATGAACATCTTCCAGTACGGATAAGTGTAGAATGGCTTTTTTTACTGGACTCCGGAACCCCGCAGATGAAATCCTGCCTTTTTCTTGCTGCCGCGACACAACAATTTCCGGCTCGTCTTTACCAGGGCATTCCGCCAGCCTTCTCCGGTGGAGCCTATAAGAGCCGCCAAGTAAACATAGAACCTTTTTCTTTTATGCGGCCTGCATTCATTGTGGAAGGGAAGGTTCCAAATGTATATGAGGCTGATATAGGAGCGAATACAAATACCACTGGGAGTAATGCTCCCAAATATCGGGAAGCAGAAGAACGGGCATTGCGTATTGCCCGATATGAAGACCCGGTACTGCTTTTAGGCGAGACCGGTACAGGAAAAACCAGAATAGCCCGTCAGATACATGATGCGAGTCCCCGGAAAAGCGGGCCATTTGTAGAAGTAAATTGTTCAGCTATTCCGCGGGATCTAGCAGAAAGCGAACTTTTTGGTCATGTCCAGGGAGCCTTTACCGGAGCCAATAAAAATCGAAGCGGCAAAATCCGGGCTGCTCAAGGGGGGACCCTGTTCCTTGACGAAATCGGAGACCTGCCGCTGGAACTGCAGGTTAAGCTCCTTAAGGTGTTGGAAGAACACACCCTGTATCCAGTTGGCTCCGATGAACCTGTTACGGTTAATGTCCGGCTTATCGCGGCAACCCACCGGGATTTAGAACACATGGTAAAAGATGGCAGTTTTCGTAAGGACTTGTACCAGCGCCTTAAGGTTGTTGTCATTCGGCTTCCGCCTCTGCGGGACCGCAAAGAAGATATTTTACCTCTGGCTGACTATTTCCTTGATGAACGGAACCGTAAATATGGGGAACATAAGGAGCTTTCTGAGGCAGTAAAAAGCCGTTTGCTTGAATACTCGTGGCCCGGAAATGTCCGGGAATTGCGGAATACGATAGACAGCGCCTGTTCCATATCCCAGAAGGAGCTCATCGAGCTGGATGTATTGCCCGAAGAATTACAAGCTGGCACCTGGAGTAAGTATGGAATGCACGGCGCGTCTGGTGATATGCCGGGGGAGATCCTGCCTCCGGAAGGCTTGGATCTGCGGGCCCGACTGCTCCAAATGGAATGGAGTTATGTAGCGGCGGCTTTGCGCAGAACCGGAGGTAACCGGGAAGCGGCGGCAAAACTTTTGGGCATGACTGGTCATGCGTTTCGCAAGGCCCTACGGGAACGGCTTGCCGGTTTTTTCGAAAACGAATGGGAAGGAGAATAA
- a CDS encoding GntR family transcriptional regulator: MSSSNIRHKIDFILDPASGVPFYRQIIQQVEQAILAGRLVPGDRLPTIRSLAIELQINPNTIAKAYNELELRGLVVTQVGSGTYISDKKIDIEEAERQKKIEECLGRFFREMEALGVKNKEELIQLIQEFKEE, encoded by the coding sequence ATGAGTAGTTCAAATATACGCCATAAAATCGATTTTATCCTGGATCCCGCCTCGGGGGTGCCCTTTTATCGGCAGATTATCCAGCAGGTAGAACAGGCGATTCTGGCGGGTCGCCTGGTGCCGGGGGATAGGCTGCCTACCATTCGGTCCCTGGCCATTGAACTGCAGATAAATCCGAACACCATCGCCAAGGCCTACAACGAACTGGAACTCCGGGGCCTCGTGGTAACCCAGGTGGGGAGCGGCACCTACATTTCGGATAAAAAGATCGATATCGAAGAGGCGGAACGGCAAAAAAAGATAGAAGAATGCCTGGGGCGCTTTTTCCGGGAGATGGAAGCCCTGGGTGTAAAAAATAAGGAAGAACTCATTCAACTTATACAGGAGTTTAAGGAGGAATAG
- a CDS encoding slipin family protein — protein MGLESWFGKKEAHKSYIKNPPKRGNPRDFTVQTIGLGVVLLFLLTLSGIRFVRGLPLGWVDVGALLGAPIGTSFIMSLFPRWKVAIKVFLIITLLILIWVLKDPQLAVLCAAFGAFVAPAFQRLDEWERAIVLRLGKFYRVKGPGVFLLFPILDRIASVVDLRIRVTDFSAETTLTRDSVTVTVDAICFWLVWDPEKAICEVEHYEEAVILSAKTALRSAISRHDLSTFLEQGDEIERQIREEVDKKTTDWGITIQHIEITDIQIPQELQGPLSRLAQAEREKKGRVLLAEAEIEIAKRLRDAAEIYASSDTALRLKHLSILNEGLKAGNSMMLVPNSITEELQATDVFGLEALQEIRQQKKKDAAGASEQEPKGKN, from the coding sequence ATGGGACTAGAAAGCTGGTTTGGAAAGAAAGAAGCCCATAAAAGTTATATTAAAAACCCACCTAAGCGGGGAAATCCCCGGGATTTCACTGTTCAGACTATTGGGCTGGGGGTGGTACTGTTATTTTTGCTTACCCTAAGCGGCATTCGCTTTGTTCGGGGACTTCCCCTTGGCTGGGTGGATGTAGGAGCCCTGTTAGGAGCCCCCATAGGAACTTCTTTCATCATGAGCCTGTTCCCCCGCTGGAAGGTGGCAATCAAGGTGTTTCTTATTATTACTCTTCTTATACTTATCTGGGTGCTAAAAGACCCCCAGCTGGCGGTGCTCTGTGCCGCCTTTGGGGCCTTTGTGGCCCCCGCTTTTCAGCGGCTTGACGAATGGGAGCGGGCAATCGTTTTACGGCTCGGAAAGTTTTATCGTGTAAAGGGGCCAGGGGTGTTCTTACTCTTTCCTATCCTTGACCGGATAGCCTCGGTGGTAGATCTCCGTATCCGGGTGACCGATTTCTCGGCGGAGACCACCCTTACCCGGGATTCGGTTACCGTGACAGTAGATGCGATCTGTTTCTGGCTTGTCTGGGATCCTGAAAAGGCTATCTGCGAAGTAGAACACTACGAAGAGGCGGTCATCCTCTCGGCGAAAACGGCCCTTCGCAGCGCCATCAGCAGGCATGACCTGAGTACCTTCCTGGAACAGGGCGATGAAATTGAACGGCAAATCCGGGAAGAGGTGGATAAAAAGACCACCGATTGGGGAATAACCATTCAACATATTGAAATTACGGACATTCAAATTCCCCAGGAATTACAGGGGCCCTTGAGTCGCCTTGCCCAGGCGGAGCGGGAAAAGAAAGGGCGGGTGCTTCTTGCGGAGGCGGAAATCGAAATCGCAAAGCGCCTGCGGGATGCGGCGGAGATTTATGCCTCGAGCGATACGGCCCTGCGCCTGAAACATCTATCTATCTTGAATGAAGGGCTTAAGGCGGGAAATTCCATGATGCTGGTGCCCAATTCGATTACCGAGGAATTACAGGCCACCGATGTCTTTGGCCTTGAGGCCCTGCAGGAAATTCGTCAACAAAAGAAGAAGGACGCGGCAGGGGCTTCTGAACAGGAACCGAAAGGAAAGAACTAA
- a CDS encoding transposase has translation MRKHYDKEFKAKVALDAVRSEKTIQEIAKAFAVHPNLVSLWKRQLLENAGKLFE, from the coding sequence ATGCGCAAGCACTACGACAAAGAGTTCAAGGCCAAAGTAGCCTTGGATGCGGTACGGAGTGAGAAAACGATCCAGGAGATCGCGAAGGCCTTCGCGGTTCATCCGAACCTCGTGAGCCTTTGGAAAAGACAGTTGCTCGAGAACGCGGGCAAGCTCTTTGAATAA